One part of the Nitrospira sp. genome encodes these proteins:
- a CDS encoding glutamate mutase L — MTAAQQSPATSNPTQPLNVIVATDCGSTTTKAILIEKVGNEYRQTYRGEAPTTVEAPFEDVTRGVLNAIAEIEELSGRTILDGDRIITPNHAAQGDPKRGVDIYVSTSSAGGGLQMMVTGVVQNMTGESAQRAALGAGAIVIDVLASNDGRLPYEKIERIRTMRPDMILMSGGTDGGAVTHVVEMAEYIAAAEPRPRFGSTYQLPLVYAGNKDAQPQVKTILGEKTALEFADNIRPVLERENLAPARNKIHDLFLEHVMQQAPGYKKLIEMAGAPIMPTPAAVGVIMETIAKREGINLIGVDIGGATTDVFSVFGGLFNRTVSANLGMSYSISNVLAEAGLENIMRWVPFTIDEQTLRNRIKNKMVRPTTIPQSLDELQIEHAIAREALRLALIHHKSLATGLKGVQQERTISDVFEQRTSGKTLIDLLKLDLIVGSGGILSHAPRRIQSMLMMVDAYEPLGVTTLSVDSIFMMPHLGVLSTVNEQAATDVFIRDCMVYLGTCIAPIGQGKDGERCADYEVTLPDGRIEKGTLAFGDLKLFNLPLDQQATVTLQPAKQVDLGEGPGQSFTRTVKGGVVGLMLDGRGRPLQLPTEQAARVALLTRWYQAVGLYPKGN, encoded by the coding sequence ATGACGGCAGCGCAGCAGTCTCCCGCGACATCAAACCCCACACAGCCGTTGAACGTCATCGTGGCGACCGACTGCGGCAGCACGACCACCAAAGCCATCCTGATCGAGAAAGTCGGCAACGAATACCGCCAGACCTATCGCGGTGAAGCGCCGACCACCGTGGAAGCTCCCTTCGAAGACGTGACACGCGGCGTGCTCAACGCCATTGCGGAAATCGAAGAACTGTCCGGCCGGACGATCCTGGACGGCGACCGCATCATCACGCCCAACCACGCGGCGCAAGGCGACCCGAAGCGGGGCGTGGATATTTACGTGTCGACCAGCAGCGCCGGCGGCGGCTTGCAGATGATGGTCACGGGTGTGGTGCAGAACATGACGGGGGAAAGCGCTCAACGCGCCGCACTCGGCGCCGGCGCGATCGTCATCGATGTGCTGGCCTCTAACGACGGTCGATTGCCTTACGAAAAGATCGAACGGATTCGCACCATGCGGCCGGACATGATTCTCATGTCCGGCGGCACGGACGGCGGCGCCGTGACCCACGTCGTGGAAATGGCCGAATACATCGCCGCAGCCGAACCCCGGCCGCGCTTTGGCAGCACCTATCAGTTACCGCTCGTGTATGCAGGCAATAAAGATGCACAGCCGCAGGTTAAAACAATCCTCGGCGAAAAGACCGCACTCGAATTCGCCGACAATATCCGGCCTGTGCTGGAGCGGGAAAATCTCGCCCCGGCGCGCAACAAGATCCATGATCTGTTTCTCGAACATGTCATGCAGCAAGCGCCGGGGTACAAGAAACTCATCGAGATGGCCGGCGCGCCTATCATGCCGACTCCGGCCGCGGTCGGCGTCATCATGGAGACCATCGCCAAGCGCGAGGGCATCAACCTGATCGGCGTGGATATCGGCGGCGCGACGACCGACGTGTTCTCGGTCTTCGGCGGCCTCTTCAATCGCACCGTCAGCGCCAACCTCGGCATGTCCTACAGTATCTCGAACGTGCTGGCGGAGGCGGGCCTCGAAAACATCATGCGCTGGGTGCCGTTCACCATCGACGAACAGACGCTCAGGAATCGCATTAAGAATAAAATGGTGCGCCCCACGACCATTCCCCAATCGCTCGATGAGCTCCAGATCGAACATGCCATCGCGCGGGAGGCGCTGCGGCTGGCGTTGATCCACCATAAGTCGCTGGCGACGGGACTGAAGGGCGTGCAGCAGGAACGGACGATTTCCGACGTGTTCGAGCAACGCACCTCCGGCAAGACGCTCATCGATCTCTTGAAGTTGGATTTGATCGTCGGTAGCGGCGGCATCCTGTCGCACGCGCCGCGCCGTATTCAGTCCATGCTGATGATGGTCGATGCCTATGAACCGCTCGGCGTCACCACGCTGTCGGTCGACAGCATTTTCATGATGCCGCATCTCGGTGTGCTATCCACCGTCAACGAACAGGCGGCCACCGATGTCTTCATCCGGGATTGCATGGTGTACCTGGGCACCTGCATTGCGCCGATAGGCCAAGGCAAGGACGGAGAGCGTTGCGCCGACTACGAAGTGACGCTGCCGGATGGACGCATTGAAAAGGGCACCTTGGCGTTCGGCGATCTCAAGTTATTCAACCTGCCCCTCGATCAGCAGGCCACCGTCACGCTGCAACCGGCCAAACAGGTGGATCTCGGCGAAGGCCCCGGACAATCGTTCACGCGAACGGTGAAGGGTGGCGTTGTGGGGCTGATGCTGGACGGGCGCGGTCGTCCGTTACAGTTGCCCACGGAGCAGGCCGCGCGAGTCGCCCTGCTGACACGCTGGTATCAGGCCGTCGGGTTGTATCCAAAAGGGAACTGA